Proteins encoded by one window of Myxococcus fulvus:
- a CDS encoding ArsR/SmtB family transcription factor → MSPGPSLDVRPLTRVLKALGDETRLRIVSLLSHSELCVCHLESALSIPQSNTSRHLSVLKAAGLVEARREGSWVYYRLAPQTDALCASQVQALVAAFATRATLQREVARVLKSCGPDACK, encoded by the coding sequence ATGTCTCCTGGTCCTTCTCTCGACGTGCGCCCGCTGACCCGTGTGCTCAAGGCCCTGGGCGATGAGACGCGCCTGCGCATCGTGTCCCTGCTCTCGCACTCGGAATTGTGCGTCTGCCATCTGGAGAGTGCCCTCTCCATTCCTCAGTCCAACACCTCCCGGCACCTGTCCGTCCTCAAGGCGGCTGGGCTCGTCGAGGCACGTCGGGAGGGCAGTTGGGTCTACTACCGGCTGGCGCCGCAGACGGACGCGCTGTGCGCTTCCCAGGTGCAGGCCCTTGTCGCGGCCTTTGCTACGCGCGCGACGCTCCAACGTGAAGTGGCGCGTGTCCTGAAGTCCTGCGGACCTGACGCCTGCAAGTAG
- a CDS encoding hybrid sensor histidine kinase/response regulator has protein sequence MNPPASIPPDPKERPSRTAPSAHVWLVEDSPLQRARARELLARHHAVETFEDAEQALERLSSGPPPDVLLLDWRLPGVSGLDACRYVRERYDEVTLPILMISTRGAHEDFTEGLQAGANDYVAKPFDDAEMLARVASLLRVRSQGERLREREAHLSTTLSSISDAVITTDKAGRVLFLNPVAERLTGWSTSEALHLPVAEVFRVIDAATREPLENPVERALGLESVQRPTRPALLLRKDGKEVPIEDSAAPIRTGPDSSSGAVLIFRDVTEKTEVSRRNEALTEQLRVSEAEQSLLLDAIPVLVSYVNADERYGRVNKAYEEWFGISRDQLRNRKVREVIGEAAYAVLGPYVRRGLAGESLSFEQHDVPYRLGGKRDVRVSFIAHQTPDGAVDGYVALLQDITMQRKLEQEREQHARQLQQQAEFEQLLIGIVSHDLRNPLGAILMGAERLKRLGIVPPEALRTVERIQVSATRAVKLVKELLDFTQARLGGGIRLERTPSDLHQVCQAATEEVETAHPDADVRVVASGDGRGTWDADRLAQVVQNLLTNALKHGRPGAPVQVETRGEDAQVTLRVHNEGPPIAASQLPSLFQPLQRGTDAVDMASRSVGLGLFIVKAIVDAHQGSVEVESTAERGTTFTVSLPR, from the coding sequence TTGAACCCACCCGCCAGCATTCCTCCAGACCCGAAGGAGCGCCCTTCGCGCACCGCGCCATCCGCCCACGTGTGGCTGGTCGAGGACAGCCCGCTGCAGCGCGCGCGGGCCCGGGAGCTGCTGGCGAGGCACCACGCGGTGGAGACGTTCGAGGACGCCGAGCAGGCGCTCGAGCGGCTCTCCTCGGGGCCACCCCCCGACGTGCTCCTGCTGGACTGGCGGTTGCCGGGCGTCTCGGGCCTGGACGCGTGCCGCTATGTCCGCGAGCGCTACGATGAGGTCACCCTGCCCATCCTGATGATCTCCACGCGAGGAGCCCACGAGGACTTCACGGAGGGCCTGCAGGCGGGCGCCAACGACTACGTCGCCAAGCCCTTCGACGACGCGGAGATGCTCGCCCGGGTGGCCAGCCTGCTGCGCGTGCGGTCCCAGGGGGAGCGGCTGAGGGAGCGCGAAGCGCACCTGTCCACGACGCTCTCCTCCATCAGCGACGCGGTCATCACCACGGACAAGGCAGGACGCGTCCTCTTCCTCAACCCGGTGGCCGAGCGGCTCACCGGCTGGAGCACGTCCGAGGCCTTGCATCTCCCCGTCGCGGAGGTCTTCCGCGTCATCGACGCCGCCACCCGGGAGCCGTTGGAGAACCCCGTCGAGCGGGCGCTCGGGCTCGAGTCGGTCCAGCGGCCCACGCGGCCCGCGCTGCTCTTGCGCAAGGATGGGAAGGAGGTCCCCATCGAGGACAGCGCCGCGCCGATTCGCACGGGGCCGGACTCTTCCTCTGGCGCCGTGCTCATCTTCCGCGACGTCACCGAGAAGACCGAGGTGAGCCGGCGCAACGAGGCGCTCACGGAGCAGCTGCGCGTGAGCGAGGCCGAGCAGTCCCTGCTGCTCGACGCGATTCCCGTCCTGGTCTCGTACGTCAACGCGGACGAGCGCTACGGCCGCGTCAACAAGGCGTACGAGGAGTGGTTCGGGATTTCGCGCGACCAGCTGCGCAACCGCAAGGTCCGGGAGGTCATCGGGGAGGCGGCCTACGCGGTGCTGGGCCCCTACGTGCGGCGGGGCCTCGCGGGCGAGAGCCTCTCCTTCGAGCAGCATGACGTGCCCTACCGGCTGGGCGGCAAGCGGGACGTGCGGGTGTCCTTCATCGCGCACCAGACACCGGACGGCGCCGTGGACGGCTATGTCGCGCTCCTGCAGGACATCACGATGCAGCGCAAGCTGGAGCAGGAGCGGGAGCAGCACGCGCGACAGCTCCAGCAGCAGGCGGAGTTCGAGCAGCTGCTCATCGGCATCGTGAGCCACGACCTGCGCAACCCCCTGGGCGCCATCCTCATGGGGGCCGAGCGGCTCAAGCGCCTGGGAATCGTGCCGCCGGAGGCGCTCAGGACGGTGGAGCGCATCCAGGTGTCGGCCACCCGCGCGGTGAAGTTGGTGAAGGAGCTGCTCGACTTCACCCAGGCCCGGCTGGGCGGCGGCATCCGGCTGGAGCGCACCCCCTCGGACCTCCATCAGGTCTGCCAGGCGGCCACGGAGGAGGTGGAGACGGCCCACCCCGACGCCGACGTGCGGGTGGTGGCGAGCGGCGACGGGCGCGGCACGTGGGACGCGGACCGCCTGGCCCAGGTCGTCCAGAACCTGCTGACGAACGCGCTGAAGCACGGCCGGCCCGGGGCGCCCGTCCAGGTGGAGACGCGAGGAGAAGACGCCCAGGTGACGCTGCGGGTCCACAACGAGGGCCCGCCCATTGCCGCGTCGCAGCTCCCGAGCCTCTTCCAGCCCCTCCAGCGCGGCACCGACGCGGTGGACATGGCGAGCCGCAGCGTGGGGCTGGGGCTCTTCATCGTGAAGGCCATCGTCGACGCGCACCAGGGGAGCGTCGAGGTGGAGTCCACGGCGGAGCGTGGCACCACCTTCACCGTGAGCCTGCCGCGCTAG
- the hxsB gene encoding His-Xaa-Ser system radical SAM maturase HxsB — MFHDRSRYQSTRGYQLAPLRFSRLDDSRYVVTNDVGEYVVLPRHELVDFVRHALPPHREAYKTLKSRHFLFDEHSRVALELLALKYRTRTEQLANFTGLHIFVVTLRCDHSCAYCQVSRQAEGALEFDMSQEHADRALDFMFRSPSPTLKVEFQGGEPLLHFERIRYIVERAKALNQVHRRELQFVIASNLSRLTDEVLDFCREHGVLLSTSLDGPEDLHNTQRPVRGGDSHRRTLQAIHRARQALGPDAVSALMTTTQASLARVEDIIDEYVRQGFHGIFLRNISPYGFAVRQRASRQYDVEAWVEFYKRGLAHILRVNEQGYPLQEEYTAILLQKLFSPRGSTYVDLQSPAGIGIGALVYNYDGAVYASDEGRMLAEMGDFSFRLGHLSRDSYESIMTSDTLLAHLSDTMPEGVPMCGDCAFLPYCGADPVFHQATMKDAVGHKAFSAFCQKQMSVLRHLIGLLEDDARARDILMGWR, encoded by the coding sequence ATGTTCCATGACCGCTCCAGGTACCAGTCCACACGGGGCTACCAGCTCGCGCCCCTGCGCTTCAGCCGGCTGGACGACTCGCGCTACGTCGTGACGAACGACGTGGGCGAATACGTCGTGCTCCCCCGACACGAGCTGGTCGACTTCGTCCGTCACGCGCTGCCCCCGCACCGCGAGGCCTACAAGACGCTCAAGTCACGGCACTTCCTGTTCGACGAGCACTCCCGCGTGGCGCTGGAGCTGCTCGCGCTGAAGTACCGCACCCGCACCGAGCAGCTCGCGAACTTCACCGGGCTGCACATCTTCGTGGTCACCCTGCGCTGCGACCACTCCTGCGCCTACTGCCAGGTGTCCCGGCAGGCGGAGGGTGCCCTCGAGTTCGACATGTCGCAGGAGCACGCGGACCGCGCGCTCGACTTCATGTTCCGCAGCCCCTCGCCCACCCTCAAGGTCGAGTTCCAGGGCGGAGAGCCGCTGCTCCACTTCGAGCGCATCCGGTACATCGTCGAGCGCGCCAAGGCCCTCAACCAGGTGCACCGCAGAGAGCTCCAGTTCGTCATCGCGAGCAACCTCTCCCGCCTCACCGACGAGGTGCTCGACTTCTGCCGCGAGCACGGCGTGCTCCTCTCGACCTCCCTGGACGGCCCCGAGGACCTGCACAACACCCAGCGCCCCGTGCGCGGCGGGGACAGCCACCGACGCACGCTCCAGGCGATTCACCGGGCGCGACAGGCGCTCGGGCCGGACGCGGTCTCCGCGCTGATGACGACGACCCAGGCGAGCCTGGCGCGCGTCGAGGACATCATCGACGAGTACGTGCGCCAGGGCTTCCACGGCATCTTCCTCAGGAACATCAGCCCCTATGGGTTCGCCGTCCGCCAGCGCGCCTCACGCCAGTACGACGTCGAGGCGTGGGTGGAGTTCTACAAGCGCGGGCTCGCGCACATCCTCCGCGTCAACGAGCAGGGCTACCCGCTCCAGGAGGAGTACACCGCCATCCTGTTGCAGAAGCTCTTCTCGCCCCGGGGCTCGACGTACGTCGACCTCCAGTCGCCCGCGGGCATCGGCATCGGCGCGCTCGTCTACAACTACGACGGCGCGGTGTACGCCTCCGACGAGGGGCGGATGCTCGCGGAGATGGGTGACTTCTCCTTCCGGCTCGGCCACCTCTCGCGCGACTCCTACGAGTCCATCATGACGTCCGACACGCTCCTCGCCCACCTGAGCGACACCATGCCGGAGGGCGTACCCATGTGCGGCGACTGCGCCTTCCTCCCCTACTGCGGCGCGGACCCCGTCTTCCACCAGGCGACGATGAAGGACGCCGTCGGACACAAGGCGTTCAGCGCCTTCTGCCAGAAGCAGATGAGCGTGCTGCGTCACCTCATCGGCCTGCTCGAGGACGACGCCCGCGCGCGCGACATCCTCATGGGGTGGCGCTGA
- the hxsC gene encoding His-Xaa-Ser system radical SAM maturase HxsC — protein sequence MPALDLSSAGLKALSTRSSEPFIARVREHLDDTSPAREQEVLLVRRPTASLPPGFRGYLLWDERLVSSSPAPGDTYVLPPNLRYLADGDVVRLHPEREALSTLYRRASPSNTFLVTERCDNHCLMCSQPPRKQDDSWLVDELMQALPLISPETRELGITGGEPSLLKGRLVALLAQMKQHLPRTAVHILTNGRGFANPELARAVADVQHPDLMLGIPLYSDLPEEHDYVVQALGAFDETVRGILHLKRARVRVELRCVVHAQTYARLPQLAEFIARNLAFVDHVALMGLELMGFAKTNLGLLWMDPLDYQPQLSAAVRTLSRAGLETSLYNHPLCTLPGELHPFARKSISDWKNLYAEDCERCTRREDCGGFFASGFVKRSRGIQPFVD from the coding sequence ATGCCCGCCCTGGACCTCTCCTCGGCCGGACTGAAGGCGCTCTCCACGCGCTCCTCCGAGCCGTTCATCGCCCGCGTCCGTGAGCACCTGGACGACACGTCCCCGGCCCGTGAGCAGGAGGTGCTCCTCGTCCGGCGTCCCACGGCGTCACTGCCCCCGGGCTTCCGGGGGTACCTCCTGTGGGACGAGCGCCTCGTGAGCAGCAGCCCGGCCCCGGGGGACACCTACGTCCTGCCTCCCAACCTGCGCTACCTCGCGGACGGGGACGTGGTGCGCCTCCACCCCGAGCGCGAGGCCCTGTCGACGCTGTACCGCCGCGCCTCGCCGTCGAACACGTTCCTGGTGACGGAGCGCTGCGACAATCACTGCCTGATGTGCTCCCAGCCGCCCCGCAAGCAGGATGACTCCTGGCTCGTGGACGAGCTGATGCAGGCGCTCCCGCTCATCTCCCCGGAGACGCGCGAGCTCGGCATCACCGGCGGCGAGCCGAGCCTGCTCAAGGGCCGCCTCGTCGCGCTGCTCGCGCAGATGAAGCAGCACCTGCCGCGAACCGCCGTCCACATCCTGACCAACGGGCGCGGCTTCGCGAACCCCGAGCTGGCGCGCGCGGTGGCGGACGTCCAGCACCCCGACCTGATGCTGGGCATCCCGCTCTACTCGGACCTGCCCGAGGAGCATGACTACGTCGTCCAGGCCCTGGGCGCCTTCGACGAGACCGTCCGAGGCATCCTCCACCTCAAGCGCGCCCGGGTGCGCGTGGAGCTGCGCTGCGTGGTCCACGCGCAGACGTACGCGCGCCTGCCCCAGCTCGCGGAGTTCATCGCGCGCAACCTGGCCTTCGTCGACCACGTCGCGCTGATGGGGCTGGAGCTGATGGGGTTCGCCAAGACGAACCTCGGCCTGCTCTGGATGGACCCGCTCGACTACCAGCCCCAGCTCAGCGCGGCGGTCCGCACGCTGAGCCGCGCGGGGCTGGAGACGTCCCTCTACAACCACCCGCTCTGCACCCTGCCCGGCGAGCTGCACCCTTTCGCGCGCAAGAGCATCTCCGACTGGAAGAACCTCTACGCCGAGGACTGCGAGCGCTGCACCCGCCGGGAGGACTGCGGCGGGTTCTTCGCCTCCGGCTTCGTGAAGCGAAGCCGGGGCATCCAGCCCTTCGTGGACTGA
- a CDS encoding hemerythrin domain-containing protein: MDAIALLKADHKTVEQLFRRFEKAGPNAHKLKRKLVEQMVLELSVHSSIEEQVFYPAVRQRSASLRDEVLRSLEEHHVVKWVLSELDELPSEAERFDAKVYVLMENVRAHVLEEESTLFPEVKKAFRPNELRELGQVLEAAKQAAPTRPHPMAPDTPPGNLVAGAVSAVMDIGRDALRAARRKATTKVREVTGRGPKSRAPSAPEYEAGESASP; encoded by the coding sequence ATGGATGCCATCGCGTTGCTGAAGGCGGACCACAAGACGGTGGAGCAGCTGTTCCGCCGGTTCGAGAAGGCGGGCCCCAATGCCCACAAGCTCAAGCGCAAGCTGGTGGAGCAGATGGTGCTCGAATTGTCCGTGCACTCCTCCATCGAGGAGCAGGTCTTCTACCCGGCGGTGCGCCAGCGCTCCGCGTCCTTGCGCGACGAGGTGCTCCGCTCGCTGGAGGAGCACCACGTGGTGAAGTGGGTGCTGTCGGAGCTGGACGAGCTGCCCTCGGAGGCCGAGCGCTTCGACGCGAAGGTCTACGTGCTGATGGAGAACGTGCGCGCGCACGTCCTCGAGGAGGAGAGCACGCTCTTCCCCGAGGTGAAGAAGGCGTTCCGTCCGAATGAGCTGCGGGAGCTGGGCCAGGTGCTGGAGGCCGCGAAGCAGGCGGCCCCCACGCGGCCGCACCCGATGGCACCGGACACGCCGCCGGGCAACCTGGTCGCCGGGGCCGTGTCGGCGGTGATGGACATCGGCCGGGACGCGCTCCGGGCCGCCCGCCGCAAGGCCACGACCAAGGTGCGCGAGGTGACGGGGCGCGGCCCGAAGTCGCGCGCTCCCTCCGCCCCCGAGTACGAGGCCGGCGAGTCCGCCAGTCCGTGA
- a CDS encoding NADP-dependent oxidoreductase, which translates to MRAFVLTRYGGPQAAELRDMPPPEPGPGEVRIDVKAAGLNPVDFKTREGKLRVIDSYALPVVFGCELSGVVTSVGEGVTRFRPGDEVFARVAKHRLGAFAETACVGEELVAKKPASLDFVQAAAVPLAALTALQSLRDELAVAPGMRVFIPGGAGGVGTFAIQLAKHLGATVATTASARGRRLVERLGADVVVDYTTQDITTELREYDAALDLVGGDTLTQTFSTVRRGAKVVSIAGMPEPLTATQDLGRGPGLAMLFWLASAGVRFRAWRSGVTYRYLFMHPSGKDLEELAALIDAKKLEVVIDRVFPFSNIADAFDYLEKGRAKGKVVVSMG; encoded by the coding sequence ATGCGTGCATTCGTCCTCACCCGGTATGGCGGCCCCCAGGCCGCCGAGCTTCGCGACATGCCACCGCCCGAGCCGGGTCCTGGCGAGGTGCGCATCGACGTGAAGGCGGCAGGCCTGAATCCCGTCGACTTCAAGACACGCGAAGGCAAACTCCGGGTCATCGACTCCTACGCGCTTCCGGTCGTGTTCGGCTGCGAGTTGTCCGGCGTTGTCACGTCGGTCGGTGAAGGCGTGACGCGGTTTCGCCCAGGTGACGAGGTCTTCGCACGCGTGGCCAAGCATCGGCTCGGCGCCTTCGCTGAGACAGCGTGCGTGGGCGAAGAGCTCGTCGCGAAGAAGCCGGCGTCACTCGATTTCGTTCAGGCCGCCGCGGTGCCGCTCGCGGCGCTCACCGCGCTTCAATCGCTGCGTGACGAGCTCGCCGTCGCGCCGGGCATGCGCGTCTTCATTCCAGGTGGCGCAGGGGGTGTTGGCACTTTTGCCATCCAGCTCGCCAAGCACCTTGGCGCGACCGTCGCGACGACGGCGTCCGCGCGGGGCAGGAGACTCGTCGAGCGCCTCGGTGCGGATGTCGTCGTCGATTACACCACCCAGGACATCACCACCGAGCTGCGCGAGTACGATGCCGCTCTGGACCTCGTCGGCGGCGACACCCTCACGCAGACCTTCTCGACCGTTCGCCGTGGCGCCAAAGTCGTCAGCATCGCGGGCATGCCCGAGCCCCTGACCGCGACCCAGGACCTCGGCCGAGGCCCTGGACTCGCAATGCTCTTCTGGCTCGCGAGCGCTGGGGTTCGATTTCGTGCCTGGCGTTCGGGAGTCACCTACCGCTACCTGTTCATGCATCCGAGTGGAAAGGACCTTGAAGAGCTCGCTGCCCTCATCGACGCGAAGAAGCTCGAAGTCGTCATCGACCGGGTCTTTCCCTTCTCCAACATCGCCGATGCGTTCGACTATCTCGAGAAGGGCCGCGCCAAGGGCAAGGTCGTCGTCTCGATGGGCTGA
- a CDS encoding PDR/VanB family oxidoreductase — MNEALRVRVARIAREAEDILSYELVAEDGGALAAFEAGAHLDVRIPGRESTLRSYSLCNDPEETHRYVIAVQRDAKGRGGSRAMHERVHEGDVLVVSPPRNDFPLLFARGYVLVAGGIGVTPLLSMARQLQRTGTPYTMYYCARAPERAAFRELLSTPPFAEHVRFHFDGGDPDKGLDVSGLLSTRAPGTRLYCCGPAGLMKAVRDASARHRWPWEKVHFESFGAEGVGALAAKEDTDFEVTIRSTGQVLSVPKGQSVLNVLRRNGLRVTSDCEAGSCGTCVTRVCEGEPEHRDTFFQQEPAGNQRMLICVSRARSKRLVLDL; from the coding sequence ATGAATGAAGCGCTGCGCGTGCGCGTCGCCCGCATCGCCCGCGAGGCCGAGGACATCCTGTCGTACGAGCTGGTCGCGGAAGACGGCGGGGCGCTCGCGGCGTTCGAGGCCGGAGCCCACCTGGACGTGCGCATCCCCGGCAGGGAGTCCACGCTGCGCTCGTACTCGCTCTGCAACGACCCGGAGGAGACACACCGCTACGTCATCGCCGTGCAGCGGGACGCCAAGGGCCGCGGCGGCTCGCGCGCCATGCACGAGCGCGTGCACGAGGGGGACGTGCTGGTGGTGAGCCCTCCGCGCAACGACTTCCCGCTGCTGTTCGCGCGCGGCTACGTGCTGGTGGCCGGCGGCATCGGCGTCACCCCGCTGTTGTCCATGGCGCGGCAGCTCCAGCGGACCGGGACGCCCTACACGATGTACTACTGCGCACGCGCCCCGGAGCGCGCGGCGTTCCGCGAGCTGCTGTCCACACCGCCCTTCGCGGAGCACGTGCGCTTCCACTTCGATGGGGGAGACCCGGACAAGGGCCTGGATGTGTCGGGGCTGTTGTCCACACGCGCGCCGGGCACGCGGCTGTACTGCTGCGGCCCCGCGGGGCTGATGAAGGCGGTGCGCGACGCGTCCGCCCGACACCGCTGGCCGTGGGAGAAGGTCCACTTCGAGTCGTTCGGCGCCGAGGGCGTGGGCGCGCTCGCCGCCAAGGAGGACACCGACTTCGAGGTGACCATCCGCAGCACGGGGCAGGTGCTCAGCGTGCCCAAGGGGCAGTCGGTGCTCAACGTGCTGCGCCGCAACGGGCTGCGCGTGACGAGCGACTGTGAAGCGGGCTCCTGCGGGACGTGCGTCACCCGCGTCTGCGAGGGAGAGCCCGAGCACCGCGACACCTTCTTCCAGCAGGAGCCCGCGGGAAACCAGCGCATGCTCATCTGCGTGTCACGGGCCCGCTCGAAGCGCCTGGTGCTGGACCTGTAG
- the hxsD gene encoding His-Xaa-Ser system protein HxsD, whose translation MTTDTDLTFRDGAVQAVLDLRVYRLAAIQKSAYRFADRCTAVLGSPDADRIPIRFLFAPAVTEQHALETVRLFFQELLDQELREQVGDETRALRALIVAQAFSRTGLIRQD comes from the coding sequence GTGACCACGGACACCGACCTCACCTTCCGCGACGGCGCCGTGCAGGCCGTCCTCGACCTGCGCGTCTATCGACTCGCGGCGATACAGAAGTCCGCGTACCGCTTCGCCGACCGGTGCACCGCCGTGCTCGGCTCGCCCGACGCGGACCGGATTCCCATCCGCTTCCTCTTCGCCCCCGCCGTCACCGAGCAGCACGCGCTGGAGACGGTGCGGCTGTTCTTCCAGGAGCTGCTGGACCAGGAGCTGCGAGAGCAGGTGGGCGACGAGACCCGGGCCCTGCGCGCGTTGATTGTCGCGCAGGCCTTCTCGCGCACCGGACTGATTCGCCAGGACTGA
- a CDS encoding SIMPL domain-containing protein has protein sequence MLHARPVRSWLLTAVLLATMGASAQPQPQPVSQARPAVDPSTRTLRVEGTGEVKAQPDEAFIDLAVETLEKTAKAAGEQNAKKMEKVIAALTSAGIPRKEIQTRNYSVYPDYGPPAPNETEPKLRGYRVSNVVSVHLTELSRVGSVLDQALAAGANRVDQVRFGLARQDAVQGEALRQAVARARKSAEVLAAALNVKLGAVVDASTVTEPPQLYPARFAMAEMASDARVATPIQPEEQTVQAKVTLIYVIESAR, from the coding sequence ATGCTTCACGCCCGTCCCGTTCGTTCCTGGCTGCTCACCGCCGTCCTGCTCGCCACCATGGGCGCCTCCGCCCAGCCCCAGCCCCAGCCCGTGTCCCAGGCTCGTCCCGCGGTGGACCCGTCCACGCGCACCCTGCGCGTCGAGGGCACCGGCGAGGTGAAGGCGCAGCCCGACGAGGCCTTCATCGACCTGGCGGTGGAGACGCTGGAGAAGACGGCGAAGGCCGCGGGCGAGCAGAACGCGAAGAAGATGGAGAAGGTCATCGCCGCGCTGACGTCCGCGGGCATCCCCCGCAAGGAAATCCAGACGCGCAACTACTCGGTGTACCCGGACTACGGCCCGCCGGCGCCCAACGAGACGGAGCCCAAGCTGCGCGGCTACCGCGTCAGCAACGTGGTGAGCGTGCACCTGACGGAGCTGTCGCGCGTGGGCAGCGTGCTGGACCAGGCGCTGGCGGCGGGCGCCAACCGGGTGGACCAGGTGCGCTTCGGCCTGGCGCGCCAGGACGCGGTGCAGGGTGAGGCGCTGCGGCAGGCGGTGGCGCGGGCCCGCAAGTCGGCCGAGGTGCTGGCCGCCGCCCTCAACGTGAAGCTGGGCGCGGTGGTGGACGCGAGCACCGTGACGGAGCCGCCGCAGCTCTACCCGGCCCGCTTCGCCATGGCGGAGATGGCGTCCGACGCGCGCGTCGCCACGCCCATCCAGCCGGAGGAGCAGACGGTGCAGGCCAAGGTGACGCTCATCTACGTCATCGAGTCCGCGCGCTAG
- the arsB gene encoding ACR3 family arsenite efflux transporter: MSSLTASENVVKKLSLIDRFLPVWIFAAMGLGIGLGRAFPDLGSRLDTVKLDTVSLPIALGLLWMMYPVLAKVRYGELGSLRTRGKLFTTSLFLNWVVGPLLMFALAWLFLPDLPHYRNGLVLIGLARCIAMVLIWNMLACGSNEVAAVLVALNSVFQILFYSVLGWLFLTVVPGWLGADVAAFDVSMWSIAKSVLIFLGVPLVAGALTRVGLTRLKGEAWYEQRFLPRLGPTALLGLLYTIVLMFAMQGEKITRLPLDVVRISIPLLVYFVVMFASAFFLSRKLGFNYEETASLSFTAAGNNFELAIAVAVGVFGVSSGEALAGVVGPLIEVPALIALVYLSLWLRRRLFPTATNAVLPRRLGEGPFEESSR, translated from the coding sequence ATGTCCTCGCTGACCGCCTCCGAAAACGTCGTCAAGAAGCTCTCCCTCATCGACCGTTTCCTGCCGGTGTGGATCTTCGCCGCCATGGGCCTGGGCATCGGCCTGGGGCGCGCCTTCCCGGACCTCGGAAGCCGGTTGGACACGGTGAAGCTGGACACCGTTTCGCTGCCCATCGCGTTGGGCCTCTTGTGGATGATGTATCCGGTGCTCGCGAAGGTGCGCTACGGCGAACTGGGGAGCCTGCGCACGCGAGGGAAGCTCTTCACCACGTCCCTGTTTCTCAACTGGGTGGTGGGGCCTCTGCTCATGTTCGCGCTGGCGTGGCTCTTCCTTCCGGACCTGCCGCACTACCGAAATGGCTTGGTGCTCATCGGGCTTGCGCGCTGCATCGCCATGGTCCTCATCTGGAACATGCTGGCGTGCGGCAGCAACGAGGTCGCCGCCGTGCTCGTGGCCCTCAACTCCGTCTTTCAGATCCTCTTCTATTCGGTGCTCGGCTGGCTCTTCCTCACCGTCGTTCCGGGGTGGCTCGGAGCGGATGTCGCGGCGTTCGACGTGTCCATGTGGAGCATCGCCAAGAGCGTGCTCATCTTCCTGGGCGTGCCGCTGGTGGCGGGCGCGCTGACACGCGTGGGTCTTACCCGCCTCAAGGGAGAGGCATGGTACGAGCAGCGCTTCTTGCCGCGGCTGGGGCCTACCGCGCTGCTGGGCTTGCTCTACACCATCGTGCTCATGTTCGCGATGCAGGGCGAGAAGATCACCCGCCTGCCGTTGGATGTGGTGCGCATCAGCATCCCGCTGCTGGTCTACTTCGTCGTCATGTTCGCCAGCGCGTTCTTCCTCTCGCGCAAGCTGGGCTTCAACTACGAGGAGACCGCGTCACTTTCCTTCACGGCGGCGGGCAACAACTTCGAACTGGCCATCGCCGTCGCCGTGGGGGTCTTCGGCGTGTCCTCTGGAGAAGCGCTGGCCGGAGTGGTGGGGCCGCTCATCGAGGTGCCCGCCCTCATCGCCCTCGTCTACCTCTCGTTGTGGCTGCGACGTCGGCTGTTCCCCACGGCGACAAACGCAGTCCTTCCTCGCCGTCTGGGTGAGGGCCCGTTCGAGGAGTCCTCCCGATGA
- a CDS encoding TetR/AcrR family transcriptional regulator — protein sequence MRSLAFTEDPGTIRGLRGGVLCLRALSRAEPKFTVHTYARVLTVSTSGKDGYHHGDLHSALLKAALELLKTGSELSLREVARRAGVSSAAPYRHFADKRALESALAMEGFRELGRELSQAGVIPRTVSDIAELGVRYVEFALKRPALFCLMFGNACDDSNDERVRAAAEVRGLVSTALASVFPGADATALSTAGWSLVHGLAFLHLDGKLGTGTRQEVAARVRSSIEAIFSGGSTAVGRRKPESTRTRSR from the coding sequence ATGAGGTCTCTTGCCTTCACTGAGGACCCGGGCACGATTCGGGGCTTGCGCGGCGGGGTGCTCTGCCTCAGGGCCTTGTCGCGAGCCGAACCGAAGTTTACGGTGCATACATATGCGAGGGTGTTAACGGTGTCAACATCGGGAAAGGACGGTTACCATCACGGAGATCTCCACTCGGCGCTGCTGAAGGCCGCGCTGGAGCTGCTCAAGACAGGTAGCGAGCTTTCCCTGCGAGAGGTCGCCCGGCGTGCCGGAGTGTCGTCCGCCGCACCCTATCGTCACTTCGCCGACAAGCGTGCGCTGGAGTCCGCGCTGGCCATGGAGGGCTTCCGCGAGTTGGGACGCGAGCTCTCCCAGGCGGGCGTCATCCCGCGGACTGTGTCCGATATCGCCGAGCTGGGCGTCAGGTACGTGGAGTTCGCGCTGAAGCGGCCAGCTCTCTTCTGTCTCATGTTCGGCAACGCGTGTGACGACTCGAACGATGAGCGGGTTCGAGCAGCGGCTGAAGTCCGAGGCCTCGTGTCCACGGCCTTGGCGAGCGTCTTCCCGGGAGCCGACGCGACCGCGCTATCGACGGCGGGCTGGTCCCTTGTCCACGGGCTTGCCTTCCTTCACCTCGACGGGAAGCTCGGCACAGGGACAAGGCAGGAGGTGGCCGCTCGAGTGCGCTCCTCGATTGAGGCGATTTTTTCCGGTGGGAGCACCGCTGTCGGTCGAAGGAAACCCGAGAGCACGCGCACCCGGTCCCGGTGA